The Prunus persica cultivar Lovell chromosome G8, Prunus_persica_NCBIv2, whole genome shotgun sequence genome includes a region encoding these proteins:
- the LOC18766478 gene encoding pathogen-related protein produces the protein MAMRSSDVEGDKYRSYLSGEGEKNTTWRFGAPPSYDVVNKLFEEGRTKIWPPGSLGEEVQNLVKTWEMEVFHKANLDDFKTLDPNNHTFSLNGRKGITLEEMGKLGGGYNPLLQTSLPEHLRGYNPEKETSESSHKAFTTTFPRGFALEILQVYSGPPEIVYKFRHWGYVEGPFKGHAPTGELVEVYGMSIFTVDEHNKIVKIEFFYDPGQLLGGLLKGEKLGTSSEGTTSSCPVLRTG, from the exons ATGGCCATGAGATCTTCAGATGTTGAGGGAGACAAGTACCGTTCTTATTTGAGTggagaaggagaaaagaaCACAACGTGGAGGTTTGGTGCCCCTCCTAGCTATGATGTTGTTAACAAGCTCTTTGAAGAAGGCAGAAccaag ATTTGGCCACCTGGGTCACTAGGAGAAGAGGTGCAGAACCTTGTGAAGACATGGGAGATGGAGGTTTTTCA taaggcCAACCTGGATGATTTCAAGACACTTGATCCCAACAATCACACTTTCAGCCTAAATG GAAGGAAAGGCATAACTCTGGAAGAAATGGGCAAACTTGGAGGGGGCTACAACCCCTTGCTTCAGACCTCACTGCCTGAGCATCTGAGGGGATATAATCCAGAGAAGGAGACATCAGAGTCATCCCATAAGGCTTTCACAACAACATTCCCTCGTGGGTTTGCCTTGGAGATCCTTCAAGTCTATTCTGGGCCGCCAGAGATTGTGTACAAATTCAGGCACTGGGGCTATGTGGAGGGCCCTTTCAAGGGCCATGCCCCAACTGGAGAATTGGTTGAAGTCTATGGAATGTCCATTTTTACG GTGGATGAGCACAACAAAATTGTGAAGATCGAGTTCTTTTATGACCCTGGACAACTACTTGGAGGTCTTTTGAAGGGTGAAAAATTGGGTACTTCTTCCGAAGGGACAACCTCAAGCTGCCCTGTCCTGAGGACAGGGTAA
- the LOC18766914 gene encoding glycolipid transfer protein 2 — protein MKRKIMDQNKGSEIMCAIEELSAMVKVKSATLVPVAEHGDVDDYAHARDAAFINHEAAHIPTRPFLSLCSLLLQVLDKIGPTMAVLRQDIHQNIRRLEVKHESDPSTYSNMVEILKMEKTEGIARNVTSSSRAFVWLTRSLDFTVALFQNLLRDPGKNMKQAVEESYNLTLKPSHRWISSAASKVALMLVPDNETFFSSLMEKDENYDNLKVEIETFLSLLVPYLEQIHSILRFYNLDKLKSN, from the exons CCATTGAAGAACTCTCGGCGATGGTCAAAGTTAAAAGTGCAACATTGGTCCCAGTTGCTGAACATGGTGATGTTGATGATTATGCACATGCTCGTGATGCTGCCTTTATCAATCACGAGGCTGCCCATATTCCCACAAGGCCTTTCCTTTCTCTCTGCAGCTTGCTTCTTCAAGTTcttg ATAAAATTGGACCAACAATGGCTGTTCTCAGGCAAGATATTCATCAGAATATTCGG AGACTGGAAGTGAAACATGAATCTGACCCTTCAACATATTCAAATATGGTTGAGAtattgaaaatggagaagaccGAAGGCATTGCAAGAAATGTTACTAGTTCTAGTAGAGCCTTCGTTTGGCTCACCAG ATCCCTTGATTTTACTGTGGCAttgtttcaaaatttattaaGAGATCCTGGGAAGAATATGAAGCAGGCAGTGGAAGAGTCTTATAACCTCACTTTGAAGCCATCGCATAGATGGATTTCATCAGCTGCTTCTAAA GTAGCTCTCATGCTAGTGCCTGACAATGAAACCTTCTTTAGTAGCCTCAtggaaaaagatgaaaactatgacaatttgaaagttgaaattGAGACCTTTCTTTCCTTACTTGTGCCTTATCTGGAGCAGATCCACTCCATTCTG AGATTTTATAACTTGGACAAGTTGAAGTCTAACTGA